Genomic DNA from Bifidobacterium sp. ESL0769:
AGGACGGCAAGGCCGTGCGCATGTCCAAGCGCGCTGGCAACGTCGTTACCATCGACGATCTGGTGGAGGCCGTTGGCGTGGATGCCGCGCGTTACTCGCTCGCCCGCACGGACTACAACACCAGCGTCGACATCGACCTCGACGTGCTTGCCTCGCACACCAACGAGAACCCTGTGTATTACGTGCAGTACGCGCATGCTCGCAGCTGCAATGTCGATCGCAATGCCGAAGCCGCCAAGATTGACGCGAATCTCGTCGATCTGTCGCTGCTCGACACCCCCGCCGACGGCGAAGTGCTCGGTGCGTTGGCCCAGTGGCCGTCCGTGGTTTCGGATGCCGGCGACCTGCGCGCCCCGCACAAGATCGCGCACTATCTTGAAACACTCGCCGGTACGTACCACAAGTGGTACAACCTTGAGCGTGTGGTGCCGATGGACCTTACGGACCTTGAAGCCCGTGAAAAGGATGCTGCGAAACTCGAGGCCGCACGTATCGCCAAGAATCCTGAACCGGCCCGTGCTGCAGCCCGTCTGCAGTTGAACGACGCCGTCCAGCGCGTCATCGCCTCCGGCCTTGCGATGCTCGGTGTCACCGCACCCGACAAGATGTGACGCTCAAATATATAGCAAATCGGTCACGTTTTCCATTGTGGAATAACGCGACCGATTTTTGTAGGTGTCGGATATCGTGAATGTGCGGAGAACAAAACAAAGGAGAGAACGATGGCCAACGAAGGCATCAAATTCACAGACGAAAAAAGTTTCACGCAGGGTCAGGTCGAGCGTCTCTTCCTTTCCGTCGACTGGGTTTCCGGGAAATATCCGGAACGTTTATACAAGGCTCTGATAGGTTCCTCCACGGTCTTTTCGGCGTGGGACGGCGACAGGCTTGTCGGTTTGGTTCGTGTGCTCGATGACACCTCGATGATGGCCTATATGCATTACGTATTGGTTGATCCCGAATATCAGGGGCAGGGCATCGCCGGCCACATGGTCGAGATGGTCAAGCAGCGTTACGCCGATTACTTCTACATCGAGGTCATGCCGGAGGAAAGCAAAAACGCGACGTTCTATCAAAAGCATGGCTTCAAAATCATGCCGGATGGCGTCGCCATGCAGATTTGCAATGGCTGAATGCCTGTTTGCCGAACCTGTACTATTTAGCGTTTTCTGCGTGCCGGTTTTTGTGTGACCACCATAAACGAATCCTCAAATTGAGATAATTCCGGCATTTTCATTGCATCTCGCTATCGTTATGTACAGCTTAAAAATACTGTGACAGACGAAAAAAAGAGGCGGATTATGGGCATCACTCCGATTTGGCCGGAAGCGACGGCGTTCAACAATGATGGCGAACTGACGTTCCACGGGCACAGCGCAGCCTCGTTGCTGGACGAGTTCGGTTCGCCGCTTTACCTGATTGATACCGACGAAGTGCGCGCCCGTGCGCAAAAATTCGTCGCTGCCGCCGCAAAAGCCTTTAATACCAACACCACCCACGTCAGTTTTGCGGGCAAGGCATTCCTTTCGAAGGAAGTCGTGCGCATCGTCACGCAGGCCGGCATGCACGTCGACACCTGTTCGATGGGGGAGATCAAGATTGCGCTCGCGGCCGGTGCTCCGGGTCGCAGACTCGTGCTGCACGGCAACAACAAATCTGACGAGGAGATTGAGCTGGCCATCAAAGAGGGCTTCTCAAAGATTGTCGTCGATTCGCCGGACGAACCCGCCCGTATCGCCGCCATCGCGCATCGCCTGGGCAAGCGAGCACGCGTGATGCTGCGCGTCACCTCCGGCATCCACGCCGGTGGTCACGAATATATTTCCACCGCGCACGAGGACCAGAAATTCGGTGTGCCACTGCTACCGGCCGGTGTCGGAGCGGAAATCCTTGATATTCTTGCCAAGCTCGGCAATGAGAAAAACAAGTCGAGCGCTGGAACTGCCGGTGATTCCGCTTCGTCGGCCTCAGCATCGGCGAATACTCCGTACAAGCCCAAGCTCGATTATTCCGTCAAATATCCCTACGATACCAGCCATGTCAAGGTCTCCGACGAAGACCGCGAACTTGCCGAAGCCATGAACGCCGTGGCGGACGGGCCGGCGCTCGCCGTGCTCAAAGACATTTACAAGCGTCAGGAAGACCTCGAACTGGTTGGCATCCATTCGCATATCGGCTCGCAGATCCACGACGCGAACGCCTTCATCGAGGCCGCGCGCCGCATGATGCTCCTGCGCAAGACCTTCTACGCCACCGATGCCTACACGATGCCGGAGGTCGACTTGGGCGGCGGCTATTCCGTGGCCTACACCGATGCCGAGGATTCCATGGACATCGACGCGGAACTCGGCCGTCTCGCACAAGCCGTCACCTCGATCAACAAGGCTCTCGGCATGCCGGCTCCAGTCATTTCCTTCGAGCCTGGCCGCTGGATCGTCGCCCCCGCAGGCGTCACGCTCTACCGCGTCGGCACCATCAAGCGCGTCGCGCTGCCGGAAGGCACGAAAGATGAAGCCGGCAATCCGATTGACGAACGCACCTACGTTTCGGTCGACGGCGGCATGAGCGACAACATCCGTCCGGCGCTCTACGACGCGGATTACACGGCCCTGCTCGCCAACCGCGATTGCGGCGGGGCGAAAGACGAAAACGGCAATCTCAAGGATTCCATGCTTGCCCGGGTGGTCGGCATGCACTGCGAATCCGGCGACATCCTCGTCCATGAGTGCCGCCTTCCCCGCGACCTCAAGCGTGGCGACATTCTCGCCGTCCCGGTCACCGGCGCCTACGGCCGCACGATGGCCAGCAACTACAACCAGGCGCTCATCCCCGCCGTGGTCGCCGTCAGCGACAAAGACGCCCATCTCATGCTGCGCCGCCAAACCATCGATGACCTCCTTTCCCTCGACGTGAGCTGAAAATATTCGTCTTGCGTCAGGTGTCGGATTCATTACCTAGGATTGGTGAGTCTACATAATTGGGATGCAATAAAAGCGGTTGAAACGGGAGAGCGGTATGGGTCAGGCGAGAGTTGTGGGTGCAAGTGGTTCGGTGCAGCGGCAAGCAGAAGACGACGGTAGTGAAGTCGAGGCCGGCGTTGTGCGCAAAGGCATTCACAACAGCGCGACTCCGATTCGCGTGGGCCTGCTGGGTGTCGGCACCGTCGGTTCTGAAGTCGCCAGAATCTTGACCGAGCAGAAAGAGGAACTCCAGCAGCGTATCGGTCAGCCGCTTGAGATTTCCGGTATCGCCTGCCGTGACCCCGAAAAGGTCACGTTCCCTTGGATTGACAAGTCCCTGCTCACCACCGATACCAAATACGTCGCCACGCACAGCGATATTCTGGTCGAATTGATGGGTGGCCTTGAGCCCGCGCGAAGCCTCGTTTTGAAGGCGCTCGACAGCGGCGCTTCCGTGGTCACCGCCAACAAGGCGTTGCTGGCGAAATATGGTCCGGAAATCTATCGCGCGGCTGAGGAAGACGGCGTCGATATCTACTTCGAAGCGGCCGTGGGTGGTGCGATTCCGCTGATTCGCCCGTTGCGTGAGTCGTTGGTCGGCGACAAAGTCACCAGCGTTATCGGCATCCTCAATGGCACCACCAATTATATTCTTGACGAAATGACCACCAAGGGCCTCGATTTTGACGTCGCTTTGAAGGACGCGCAGTCCAAAGGTTATGCCGAAGCCGATCCGACCGGTGACGTCGAAGGCGAGGACGCTGCGAACAAGGCCGCCATCGTTGCCTCGCTTGCGTTCCACACCCCGGTAAGTATCGACGATATCACTATGGAAGGTATTGCAAGTATTACTGCTGACGACATTGCGCTGGCGCAGGCCGAGCACAAGGTGATCAAGCTGCTTGCCGTCGTGGTCAATGGAGAGGACGGTGTTTCCGCGCGCGTCTACCCGGCGCTGATTCCCGATGATCATCCGCTTGCCAGCGTCCATAGCAGCTACAATGCGGCTTTCGTACACGCCCAAGCTGCTGGCGACCTGATGTTCTATGGCCGTGGCGCAGGTGGTGCTCCCACCGCTTCGGCCGTGATGGGCGACGTCGTAACCGTCGCTCGCCATATCGTGCAAGGCGGCACCGGCCCGCAGATCTCGATGTATCAGAAGCTGCCCAAGGCCCCGCTGAGTGTGTCTCGCGCCGCGTTTGCCGTGCGTTTCCGCGTCTGCGATCGCCCCGGCATCCTCGCCGCGATTTCCAAGACTTTTGCCGACCACAACGTCTCCATCAACGGCATCAACCAGGATTTGAAGCCCACTCCGCACGACCCCGGCTATTCCGGTGAGCTGCAGACCTTGCGCGTGGTGACCCACCTGTGCAACGAAAACACATTGCGTGAGACGGTCGATGATGTCTGCAAATTCGATTTCGTCATCGGAGAGCCTTCGATTTTGCGTGAGATGTAAGGTTCGGTTGCGTAAAGTCTGCGTTATTCTGTTGCTATCGTTTGGCAATAACAGGTAGGCGCGAGGCGAGGAGACGGTTATGGCAGAGATGACACCGAAAGTTCGGCAGGTCAAGGTGCGCGTGCCCGCCACGAGTGCGAATCTCGGTTCCGGTTTCGACACCGTCGGTCTGGCGCTGGATTATCACGACGAGCTTAAATTTACCCTCAATGAAAATGAGCTGGTTGATTATCAAAATAACCAGAGTAATCGGGGTGACCAGGACGACCAGGGTAACCAGAGCAATCACGGTAGTCGCGGCAACCAAAGTAATCCAAGCAGACAGGATAGCCGCCGCAACGCCGGCATTTTTTCAGACACCACCGCCAAAGTGATTATTCACGGCGAGGGCGAGGACACCTTGCCCCGCGACGAAACGCACCTTGTGGTTTCGGCATTCCGCCGCGCGTGCGAGGCGTTCGGTCTACGTCGTTTCGGCTTCACTCTGGAGGCTCAAAACAATATTCCGCAAGCTCGCGGCATGGGTTCGTCGGCCGAGGCCATCGTCGCCGGTATCGCCGCTGCAGCCGCTTTCGCCCAAGGCGACGCCGATTTTAACCGCGAGACGATTTTCCAAATGGCTGCCTCGATGGAAGGCCATCCCGACAATGTTGCCCCCGCGGTTTACGGCGGCCTTACGGTTTCGTGGAATTTCGAGACCGCGGAAGGCGTCGGTTCCGTAGGGATTCCCGGCGGCGAGCCATTACGTGCCGGTTTTCATACCGTCAACTATCCGGTTTCCCGCGCCATGACAGCTGCGGTCTTTGTTCCCGATTTCGAACTTTCCACGCAAAAGGCGCGTGAGGCCCTGCCCCAGAAGCTGCCATATAAGGATGCGGTATTCAACATCTCGCGCGTCGCGCTGCTCCCCGCCGCGATGAATCCGGCAAGTGTCGGTGAAACTCAATCCGAAAAAGCTGAGCCTGCGGAAGCCGCCAACCAAAATAATCCTGCATCAAGAGCGAACGCCCTGCTTTTCGCCGCCACGCAAGACAGACTTCACCAGCCTTATCGAAAAGGACTGATGCAACCTTCTTGGAAATTGATCGAAACGTTGCGTGCCAAGGGTTTCGCGGCTGCAGTCTCGGGAGCCGGCCCGTGCGTTTTGGTCCTTCACTACGGCGATGCCTCCGCGCAAATTGACGAAGTCGCCGCCGCCCAGCTCAACAGCGGTCACTGGCGCGTCCTCCATCTCCCCGTCAGTGCGCAAGGTGTTCAGGTTGAGCTCGAGTCTGAGGGATAAAAGCTCAGAGATTGAAAAATTCCATTAGGAAATCAACGTTTTGATTTTTAAGAGCCAAAGTGACTCATATATGACTATAATTAGGTCTATAGTTTATATAAATTTGTTATAAGGAGTCAAAATGGCACAAGCTGCACAGGATATCTCTCGCATTCAGATCAGGACAAGGAAAAGCCTTAAGGATCAGGCCACTGAGTTGTTTGACAAGCTTGGGCTCGACATGGGAACGGCAATCAACATGTTTCTGGCGCAATCTGTGCGCGACGGTGGCCTTCCCTTCCGCGCAAGTCTGACGCCGTTGGAACGGGATATCGCCGAAGCCGAACCTTTTGTTTCCGAGTCCGAGGCCACGGATTTCGCCTCTCGTATGGCGGGAAGGATGATGGATGAAACGCGGTGAAATCTGGACGGTGAGGGCCGACGGATGTGCCAGTAAACCTCGGCCGGTAGTGATTGTGCAAAGTGACAAGGAAACTGGTTTTCAGTCGGTTGTGACATGTCTGCTGACATCGTACGATTCTGACGAAATGCCGACTCGAGTGCGTATTGATCCGTCATCTCGCACTGGTCTCAACAAGGTGAGCTATGCCATGACCGATAAAATCGTCATGGTCAATCGCGAATTGCTGGGTAAAAAGATAGGTGTCGTCGGCAGCCAGGACATGAAAGATATAGATATTGCTTTGGCTAAGGTTTTGGGCTTGGCTTTGCGTTAAATATAGTGACATGATTCGTTGGGCTTTTGCCAAGCTCATCTGTGCTCATTCATTATTTTAATTTCTTGTTTTATATGATTGGCCCTGACATCCGGCGCAAAATTTGGGTAGGGTAGCAGTAGTTACGTTCTATGCCGGTTACTGCCGGCGAAATGTTTGGAGTGTTATGTCGATTCCGCTGATTCTCGCTTCGCAGTCGCCTTCGCGTCGCAACGTGCTCAATGCCGCCGGCATCAGCCCGACCATCCACGTCTCGCACGTCGATGAGCCGGCCGCTGTTGCCGCCGAGGCTAAGTCGCGTGGGGTTGTGGTTGAAGATTTGAGCTGCGAGCAGCGCGTGATGATTCTTGCGCAGGCCAAGGCGCAGAGTGTCTATCAGGCATATCGACACGTTGCGCAAGCCGCTCGCGACGCCAGCGGTGAGCAGGTGACCGCCTATCCGCTTGAGGCCGAGGATCAGAACGATGGAGCCAAGGTCAAGCCGAATACAGCAAAACCCGCAAACGGCGACATGACGACACTGACTCGTGATTTTTCCGGCGTCTCCGTGCCGGTCGAAGCCGAGCCGATGAATGAGGCTTTGGCCGAGCACCCGGGATTTGCCGATACCAAAGTCGGCCCGCTGATCATCGGCTGCGATTCCATGTTCCTTTTCGACGGTGTCGCGCTGGGCAAGCCGCATACTCCGGAAGTCGCTCGTGAGCGTCTGAGCGCGATGCGTGGCAAGTCGGGGGAGCTGTGGACCGGCCATTGCCTGATTGATTTCGCAACAGGTCGGCAAGAACTTGCTTCGAGCCATGCCGCGGTGCGTTTCGGTGATTATTCCGATCGTGACATCGAGGCCTATATCGCATCCGGTGAGCCGCTGGAAGTGGCCGGTTGCTTCACGTTGGAAGGTCTCGGTGGAGCCTTCATCGACGGCGTCGACGGCGACCCTAGCGGTGTACTCGGCTTGAGTTTGCCGCTGTTGCGCCGCATGGTCGAAAAGATGGGCGTTGCGTGGACGGATTTGTGGAACGCCGGTCTGGGCAAAGTTGCCGCAGCAAAACTACAAATGCAGGCCGAGTCGCGAACTGCGAACAACGCTGAAACGAATGATAGTTTCGATTCGGTATCGGTCAATGCTGGAAATATTGGAGTTCATGAAAAAGCATTGTCGGATATGGGCGTATCTCAAGTAGATACTGTCAAAAGCAAGTCCAGTATGAAGGCGAAAGCCGTCGTTGCTGCCGCCAAAGCAGCTGAGGCTAGGGCACAAGCCGTGTCAATCGTCCCGCCGAAAGACAACGTCCACCAACCCGGTGATGGTTGGGTGCAGTGTGCCTGTGGCCGTCGCCATTGGGGATTGAACGGTGCCGCCGGTGTCCTGCTCGCCCGTCGCAGCAAGGAAACCGGTGAAGTGACCGATGTCGTCATGCAGCATCGCGCGATGTGGAGTGCGGAAGGTGGCACTTGGGGCATTCCCGGCGGTGCGCTGGCAGACGGTGAGAGCCCGATCGAGGGCGCGTTGCGCGAAAGCTATGAGGAAGCCAATATCACCCCGGAGGATATCGAGGTTGTCGGTACCCATCGCGAGGAGCACGGACCTTGGGCCTATACCACGGTTTTCGCCTTCGAGAAGCCGGGCCATGAGGTCAATCCGCATCCCAACGACGACGAAAGTATGGAAATCGCTTGGATTCCGATCAGCGAGGTCCCCAAGCGCAAGCTCCTGACCGCGATGAACGCCGACTGGCCGCATTTCGTCGAACGCCTCAACATTCTGGCCGACGATTATCGCAATCGGTAATAGTTCGTTTCCTAACGGTTTCAGCTCAACAGCGCCGCGATAATGGCAATCACAATCGGGCTGGAAACCGTGGAAATCAGCACGCCGTCGCGGGCGAAGGTCATGCCGACGTTGTAGCGGGCCGCGTAATTGTAGACATTCTGGCCGGCGGGCAACGCCGCGAGCACGACACAGGCGTAGAGTACCTTTCCGCGGAAGCCCATGATGAAGAAAGCGATCAAAAAGGCGATGAACGGCATGACGATGTTCTTCAGAATCGTCACCCCGATGACAGCGGAACGCGAGCTCTTGTTCTGCATCGGCCGCGTGCCGTGCAGTGACATGCCAAACGCCATCAGAATCATCGGCACCGCCGCCTGCCCGATCATATTGACCGGGTCATAAATGAACTTCGGAATCGGATAGAAACCAATCCAGGCGGTTATGGCTGATACGAGAATCCCGCCAAGCGAGCCAATGAGAAGCGGCTGGTGCAACGGTTGCATCAACGCTTTTTTCAGTGACATCTTACCGGTGGTCGTATAGTCAAGAACCGTCAGCGCGATAGGCGTGAAAATTGCTTGCTGCATCACCAGAATCGGCGCAACCAGCGCAGGATTTCCGAGAATATAGGTGGCGATAGGCAGGCCGATATTGTTGGAATTCAGATACAGCGAATTAAGCGCTCCCACCGTCGCATCCGCGGGCCCCATATGGTAGAAGAACTTATTGAGAATCAGGAAAAGCACGCCAACGGCCAGCGCGGAGAAGAACGCGACAATGATCGAAGGGTGAAAAATCTCCAGGATTGGCTCTTTGGAGAGGATGGCAAACATCAAAAACGGGTTGGTGACGAAGAACGCGTATCGGTTCAGGACCATCTGAGCGGTCGGCCCGCCGATGTTGAAACGTGCTGCCACGTAGCCGGTGCCGATGATGATGGCGATGACCACAAATCCTTGCATCGCGCTCAGCAAACCCATAAATCTCTCCCTTGGCCGCGGCCAATATAAAAACCACGCTTACCTTAATATAGTGCCTCATTATCCATGATTTGTGAAGACTTATCTCACAACGTGTATCGCCCACGCTACGATGAAACCATGAGTTTGACGATACAGCAGGGAACCACGCGCAAGGCCGCGCTTGACGCACTATTTGAAACATTGATGAAGTCGTATTCCGTTTCCGACGACGAGACGATGCTCACCGACGATGTGGAGGCGTTTTTGCGAGAACAGCCGCATCTGACGGTGCATCGCATGGGCGACACGGTAGTCGCCTCGACTTCGCTCGGGCGTGAGCAGCGGGTTGTGCTTGCCGGCCATCTTGACACGGTTCCGGTCATCGACAATTTCCCACCAGTCTGGCTCGAGCCCGGAGACGAGCGTATCCGAAATGATGTGGCGGCGAAGGCGGATCCCAACGAACGCGTGATGTTCGGTCGCGGTGCCACTGATATGAAGGCCAGCGATGCCGTGATGCTCTATCTTGCGGCGACGCTGACGGAACCGAAATACGACCTTACGTATGTTTTTTACGATCATGAGGAAGTCGTGGCGGAAAAGAACGGTCTCGGCAAAGTGGCAAAGGCGCATCCCGATTGGATACAGGGCGATTTCGCCATCATCGGCGAGCCGACCGATTGCGGCATTGAAGGCGGCTGCAACGGCACCATGCGTTTCGACGTGGTCACCCATGGCGTCGCCGCCCATTCCGCCCGGGCATGGATGGGCGAAAACGCCATTCACAAGGCGTCCGAAGTCCTCGACCGGCTTGCTGCCTACGTTCCACAAGATATTGAGGTGGACGGTCTGACTTATCGCGAAGGCGTCAACGCCACCCTGATTTCCGGGGGCAAGGGCACCAACGTCATCCCTGATGAATGCCGCATCCACGTCAACTATCGTTTTGCTCCGGATAAGGATCTGACCGCCGCCAAAGCGTTGATGATGGGGGCCGACGCCGGTGCTGAAATGGGCAACGGTGAGCACAAGGCCACCGGCGGTATGTTCGAGGGTTTCGATATCGAGATGAAGGACGAATCGCCTTCAGCTCGCCCTGGCATGGATGCTCCTCTTGCGCGTTCTTTGGCGAAGTTGGTCGAGGACAAAACCGGGTTGAAACCCCAGGCCAAGCTCGGCTGGACCGACGTCGCCCGCTTCTCGTCCATTGGAGTCCCTGCGGTCAATCTTGGCGCGGGTTCCCCGCTGTTGGCGCATAAGGCTGACGAACAGATACCGGAAAGCCAGCTCACACTGCTCGCCGATATCCTTGAGGAATGGTTGCGTTAGCGAGTCAATCGATTATTAACGTGGAGGATTGGCGGTTAATTTACGGAGTTGGCTCCTTATTGACTCGTGATAGACGTATAATAAAATTTGGTGATTCTGCAAGTTGCCGAATTCCGATGGCGTTGATCCCCTCGCGTGCTTATCCGCGGGTGCCGGTGTCCGCCGTGACGAACGTATGACTTTTAGATTGCCGGCTACGAGCGCGAGTGTTGCGTGGCCGCGGTGAGAGCGCGGTGTGAGAGCCGTAGACGGCCAGATAAGCCGACATGATTGCAGCATGTCGACGAGGAGCATTGTGCCCAGAGTAACCCGAGGCGGGGTCGGCCAAGTCGACGACGCCAAACAAAACGATACCAATTTACCTTCTTTGTCCTCATCCGCGGAGAGTGAGTCTACAACGCGTCGCCGTACCGTTCGCCGTCGCGTGGTGCGTGGTGCCGGCGCTGCCGGAGCCGACGTCGCGTTGAAAGTCGAAGAGCGCGAAAGCGCCAAATCCTCAGAGGCTGAGGAAAACTCCGGAGAAGACGGAGTCGACACGGATTCGAAGGCGGATGAAAAAAGTACTAGAAGGTCAACCTCTTCCTCGCGCCGTACGAACGTTTCGTCAGCCAACACAACGAGAAGAACCCGTACTCGTAGCCGTGTTCGCGATGACGAAGACTCGAACGAAGAGTCCGCAGCGCATGGACGGAGCACAAGAAGCCGTAAATCTGATGAGGATTCGAATGAATCCTCCGTTTCTTCAAACCGTAGCCGACGCACCGGTAGCGCAAGGTCCCGCAGCAGGTCTGCCGATTCGGTGTCCGCAAGTGAAGCCAAGGCGGAAGCCAACATCGAAACTGCAGAAGAACGTGTTATCGATGCCGTTGAGGGCCTTCCCAAAGGTCACGAAAGTCATCACACACCTCGTCCGATGACGTCGCTGCTTTTCCAGGAGCCAGTGCTTCCGGGAGAGGACGACGACGATGAAGAGCCGAAAACGACTCGGCGGCGTTCCCGTTCCCGCTCTGTTGAAGATAGCGAGGGTGACGATCGTGGATCACGTCGTTCGACGCGTGGCAGCCGTTCGCGCCGAGGTTCCGAACGTGACGATGACCGTTTGGATGAAGAGCAGGACGAACGTCGTGGCAGGTCAAGCTCCAGGCGCAGCAGGGGTAATGACCGTGACCGCGATTACGAGGATGACAACGAGGGCTCCTCTCGCGTGGTCCGTCGTTCGCGCCGTTCAAACGAGGATGATATTTACGATGAGGAAGCCGCCGAGCGTACCGAGCGCCGCAGCCACCGCCGTCGCAGGCTCAATGCCGAAGAACGCCATGCGGCCGACGAAATCGAACAGATTGAGGAAGACCTCGAAGACGATGACATCACCTATCGTCCCATCGACGATGTGGAAGCCGAGCAATCTGGAACGCGGACACGTCGCGGACGTGGCAACGAGCGTTCATCAAGTGAACGGACATCGCGTCGTACTCGTGGCAGTCGTTCCTCGCGTGCCGATCGAGACGATGTCGAGCTCAATGATGAAGACGAAAACGAAGAGCGCGGTTCCCGTAGTGGACGCAAGAGCAGTAGTGATCGCAATGATCGCGATGATGAAGGCCGCACGGAAACCCGTCGCCGTCGCAGGCGCGAATCCGATGAGGACAACGACGATCAACCGCTGACCCGTCGGCGTCGCCGTCATCGCGGTTCCAAGAGCGATGAAGGCGAAACCGGTCGTGATTCGGGCCGTGCCGCTTCGCGTCGTTCGCGTAAGCAGCAGTATATCGATGAAATCACCGATATCGAGGGCTCTACACGTCTCGAGGCCAAGAAGCAGCGTCGCCGCGACAATCGTCGCGAACGCAGCCGTCAGAACCAGCTGATCGAGCAGGACTTTCTCGCTCGTCGCGAGAACGTCGACCGTCTGATGGTCGTGCGCGAAAAGGGCCAGCATACCCAGATTTCCGTGATCGAAGACAACGTGCTCGTCGAGCATTACGTTTCTGACATTCAGGAAGTTGCCACCGTCGGCAATATCTACTTGGGCCGCGTGCAGAACGTGCTGCCCAGCATGGAGGCCGCGTTCGTCGATATCGGCCAGCCACGCAACGGCGTGCTCTACGCCGGCGAAGTCAACTGGGACGCCACGAGGTTGGAAGGCCAGCCGCGCCGTATTGAACTCGCGTTCAAATCCGGTGATCCCGTTCTGGT
This window encodes:
- a CDS encoding GNAT family N-acetyltransferase, which encodes MANEGIKFTDEKSFTQGQVERLFLSVDWVSGKYPERLYKALIGSSTVFSAWDGDRLVGLVRVLDDTSMMAYMHYVLVDPEYQGQGIAGHMVEMVKQRYADYFYIEVMPEESKNATFYQKHGFKIMPDGVAMQICNG
- a CDS encoding diaminopimelate decarboxylase, which produces MGITPIWPEATAFNNDGELTFHGHSAASLLDEFGSPLYLIDTDEVRARAQKFVAAAAKAFNTNTTHVSFAGKAFLSKEVVRIVTQAGMHVDTCSMGEIKIALAAGAPGRRLVLHGNNKSDEEIELAIKEGFSKIVVDSPDEPARIAAIAHRLGKRARVMLRVTSGIHAGGHEYISTAHEDQKFGVPLLPAGVGAEILDILAKLGNEKNKSSAGTAGDSASSASASANTPYKPKLDYSVKYPYDTSHVKVSDEDRELAEAMNAVADGPALAVLKDIYKRQEDLELVGIHSHIGSQIHDANAFIEAARRMMLLRKTFYATDAYTMPEVDLGGGYSVAYTDAEDSMDIDAELGRLAQAVTSINKALGMPAPVISFEPGRWIVAPAGVTLYRVGTIKRVALPEGTKDEAGNPIDERTYVSVDGGMSDNIRPALYDADYTALLANRDCGGAKDENGNLKDSMLARVVGMHCESGDILVHECRLPRDLKRGDILAVPVTGAYGRTMASNYNQALIPAVVAVSDKDAHLMLRRQTIDDLLSLDVS
- a CDS encoding homoserine dehydrogenase translates to MGQARVVGASGSVQRQAEDDGSEVEAGVVRKGIHNSATPIRVGLLGVGTVGSEVARILTEQKEELQQRIGQPLEISGIACRDPEKVTFPWIDKSLLTTDTKYVATHSDILVELMGGLEPARSLVLKALDSGASVVTANKALLAKYGPEIYRAAEEDGVDIYFEAAVGGAIPLIRPLRESLVGDKVTSVIGILNGTTNYILDEMTTKGLDFDVALKDAQSKGYAEADPTGDVEGEDAANKAAIVASLAFHTPVSIDDITMEGIASITADDIALAQAEHKVIKLLAVVVNGEDGVSARVYPALIPDDHPLASVHSSYNAAFVHAQAAGDLMFYGRGAGGAPTASAVMGDVVTVARHIVQGGTGPQISMYQKLPKAPLSVSRAAFAVRFRVCDRPGILAAISKTFADHNVSINGINQDLKPTPHDPGYSGELQTLRVVTHLCNENTLRETVDDVCKFDFVIGEPSILREM
- a CDS encoding type II toxin-antitoxin system RelB/DinJ family antitoxin, with product MAQAAQDISRIQIRTRKSLKDQATELFDKLGLDMGTAINMFLAQSVRDGGLPFRASLTPLERDIAEAEPFVSESEATDFASRMAGRMMDETR
- a CDS encoding type II toxin-antitoxin system PemK/MazF family toxin, with the protein product MKRGEIWTVRADGCASKPRPVVIVQSDKETGFQSVVTCLLTSYDSDEMPTRVRIDPSSRTGLNKVSYAMTDKIVMVNRELLGKKIGVVGSQDMKDIDIALAKVLGLALR
- a CDS encoding Maf family protein; the protein is MSIPLILASQSPSRRNVLNAAGISPTIHVSHVDEPAAVAAEAKSRGVVVEDLSCEQRVMILAQAKAQSVYQAYRHVAQAARDASGEQVTAYPLEAEDQNDGAKVKPNTAKPANGDMTTLTRDFSGVSVPVEAEPMNEALAEHPGFADTKVGPLIIGCDSMFLFDGVALGKPHTPEVARERLSAMRGKSGELWTGHCLIDFATGRQELASSHAAVRFGDYSDRDIEAYIASGEPLEVAGCFTLEGLGGAFIDGVDGDPSGVLGLSLPLLRRMVEKMGVAWTDLWNAGLGKVAAAKLQMQAESRTANNAETNDSFDSVSVNAGNIGVHEKALSDMGVSQVDTVKSKSSMKAKAVVAAAKAAEARAQAVSIVPPKDNVHQPGDGWVQCACGRRHWGLNGAAGVLLARRSKETGEVTDVVMQHRAMWSAEGGTWGIPGGALADGESPIEGALRESYEEANITPEDIEVVGTHREEHGPWAYTTVFAFEKPGHEVNPHPNDDESMEIAWIPISEVPKRKLLTAMNADWPHFVERLNILADDYRNR
- a CDS encoding AEC family transporter, coding for MGLLSAMQGFVVIAIIIGTGYVAARFNIGGPTAQMVLNRYAFFVTNPFLMFAILSKEPILEIFHPSIIVAFFSALAVGVLFLILNKFFYHMGPADATVGALNSLYLNSNNIGLPIATYILGNPALVAPILVMQQAIFTPIALTVLDYTTTGKMSLKKALMQPLHQPLLIGSLGGILVSAITAWIGFYPIPKFIYDPVNMIGQAAVPMILMAFGMSLHGTRPMQNKSSRSAVIGVTILKNIVMPFIAFLIAFFIMGFRGKVLYACVVLAALPAGQNVYNYAARYNVGMTFARDGVLISTVSSPIVIAIIAALLS
- the dapE gene encoding succinyl-diaminopimelate desuccinylase, whose product is MSLTIQQGTTRKAALDALFETLMKSYSVSDDETMLTDDVEAFLREQPHLTVHRMGDTVVASTSLGREQRVVLAGHLDTVPVIDNFPPVWLEPGDERIRNDVAAKADPNERVMFGRGATDMKASDAVMLYLAATLTEPKYDLTYVFYDHEEVVAEKNGLGKVAKAHPDWIQGDFAIIGEPTDCGIEGGCNGTMRFDVVTHGVAAHSARAWMGENAIHKASEVLDRLAAYVPQDIEVDGLTYREGVNATLISGGKGTNVIPDECRIHVNYRFAPDKDLTAAKALMMGADAGAEMGNGEHKATGGMFEGFDIEMKDESPSARPGMDAPLARSLAKLVEDKTGLKPQAKLGWTDVARFSSIGVPAVNLGAGSPLLAHKADEQIPESQLTLLADILEEWLR